A portion of the Krasilnikovia cinnamomea genome contains these proteins:
- a CDS encoding metal-sensitive transcriptional regulator codes for MSDDIAPAEEPAHPGPHGYSGDKAALLGRLRRIEGQVRGLQRMVDEDTYCIDVLTQISAATRALQAVAVGLLEDHLAHCVVDAARAGDPGAKVKEASAAIARLVRS; via the coding sequence ATGTCCGACGACATCGCGCCCGCCGAGGAGCCTGCCCACCCCGGCCCGCACGGGTATTCCGGCGACAAGGCGGCCCTGCTCGGCCGGCTGCGCCGCATCGAGGGGCAGGTTCGCGGCCTGCAACGGATGGTCGACGAGGACACGTACTGCATCGATGTGCTCACCCAGATCTCGGCCGCCACCCGCGCCCTGCAGGCGGTCGCGGTGGGCCTGCTGGAGGACCACCTGGCCCACTGCGTCGTCGACGCGGCCCGGGCGGGGGACCCCGGCGCCAAGGTCAAGGAGGCCTCCGCGGCCATCGCCCGTCTCGTCCGCTCCTGA
- a CDS encoding SDR family NAD(P)-dependent oxidoreductase, protein MTRLAVVSGGGTGIGRATAGMLAGEGYDVIIVGRRPEVLAEAVTWIGPQASAVTADLTDPAQLGAVSAAVGDRAVDVLVNNAGGFTPSDDTTLPGVAAQWRAAFDANVISAVLLTEALLPRIRRPGGRVVLISSQAAQRGGAGPYAAAKAALHGWMFELATQLGPDGVTANVIAPGYVADTEFFADRMTAEGHASRVAATLVKHPGESGDIAEAVRWLAGPGGGYVTGQIINVNGGSVLGR, encoded by the coding sequence ATGACGAGGCTTGCGGTGGTCAGCGGGGGCGGCACGGGCATCGGCCGGGCGACGGCGGGGATGCTGGCGGGAGAAGGGTACGACGTGATCATCGTCGGCCGCCGGCCCGAGGTGCTGGCGGAGGCGGTGACGTGGATCGGGCCCCAGGCGAGTGCGGTCACCGCCGACCTGACCGATCCCGCGCAGCTCGGCGCGGTCAGCGCGGCGGTCGGGGATCGTGCGGTGGACGTGCTGGTCAACAACGCGGGCGGGTTCACGCCGTCGGACGACACCACCCTGCCCGGGGTGGCGGCGCAGTGGCGGGCCGCGTTTGACGCCAACGTCATCAGCGCGGTGCTGCTGACCGAGGCGCTGCTGCCCCGGATTCGCCGCCCCGGCGGGCGGGTCGTGCTGATCAGCTCCCAGGCCGCGCAGCGCGGCGGCGCGGGACCGTACGCCGCCGCGAAGGCCGCCCTGCACGGCTGGATGTTCGAGCTGGCCACCCAGCTCGGCCCGGACGGTGTCACGGCCAACGTGATCGCCCCCGGCTACGTGGCGGACACCGAGTTCTTCGCCGACCGGATGACCGCGGAGGGCCATGCCAGCCGGGTCGCGGCGACGCTGGTCAAGCATCCGGGCGAGTCGGGCGACATCGCCGAGGCGGTGCGCTGGCTGGCCGGTCCCGGCGGCGGGTACGTCACCGGGCAGATCATCAACGTCAACGGCGGTTCCGTCCTGGGCCGCTGA
- a CDS encoding heavy-metal-associated domain-containing protein yields MSVTTTYTVTGMTCGHCVQAVTGELRSLPGVEDVQVDLGTGNVTVTSAQPLTPDTVRAAVDEAGYELADA; encoded by the coding sequence ATGTCCGTCACCACCACCTACACCGTGACCGGAATGACCTGCGGCCACTGCGTCCAGGCCGTGACCGGGGAGCTGCGCTCGCTGCCGGGTGTCGAGGACGTCCAGGTCGACCTCGGCACCGGCAACGTCACGGTGACCAGCGCCCAGCCGCTCACGCCGGACACGGTGCGCGCGGCCGTGGACGAGGCCGGGTACGAGCTCGCCGATGCCTGA
- a CDS encoding tetratricopeptide repeat protein: MEHSSVADLVCAALRTAASETARRQPRVLGAVRALRETLARSLAGDAGAGIAVDQLSALDTDPATVRTCRDRLHAALRQLAPSDLQDLAARAHSVLMLTDPDSTQHDRLPTGSRDQSHRAETRRVAVGASRAGSSTADPVRFLAPVSAAEREAAPKALPTDVLRAKAEALAVAEQTLGSTHRDTLAARIELALAYAAEGLADQAAVLLRRVLADREQLLGVDHPDTALARSYLAVAHRSAGNAGARIDLLKRSLADAESELGEDHPDTRNARVDLAYTFRAAGENQAAIDLMARVLADAERLLGPDHRDTRTAAAALRWWRDGDAG; encoded by the coding sequence ATGGAACATTCATCCGTTGCCGATCTTGTGTGCGCGGCGTTGCGCACGGCCGCCTCGGAGACCGCTCGGCGGCAGCCCCGGGTGTTAGGCGCCGTTCGTGCCTTGCGGGAGACGTTGGCGCGCAGCCTTGCCGGTGATGCGGGCGCTGGCATCGCAGTGGATCAGTTGTCTGCATTGGACACCGACCCAGCCACCGTCCGGACGTGCCGGGACCGGCTGCATGCCGCTCTCCGTCAATTGGCCCCGAGCGACCTTCAGGATCTCGCAGCCCGCGCCCATTCCGTGCTGATGCTGACCGATCCAGACAGTACGCAACACGACCGGCTCCCTACGGGCAGCCGAGACCAGTCACACCGCGCCGAGACAAGACGGGTCGCGGTGGGCGCCAGTCGTGCGGGATCTTCCACCGCCGATCCGGTGCGGTTCCTGGCGCCGGTGAGCGCCGCCGAGCGTGAGGCGGCACCTAAGGCCCTTCCGACCGACGTCCTGCGCGCGAAGGCTGAGGCACTCGCCGTCGCCGAGCAAACGCTGGGTAGCACCCACCGCGATACCCTCGCCGCGCGGATCGAGCTCGCCCTCGCGTACGCCGCGGAGGGACTTGCCGACCAGGCCGCGGTCCTGCTACGCCGGGTCCTCGCGGATCGCGAGCAACTGCTGGGCGTCGACCACCCCGACACTGCGCTCGCGCGGTCATATCTGGCCGTGGCGCACCGTTCGGCCGGCAACGCCGGCGCCCGCATCGACCTGCTCAAGCGCAGCCTCGCCGACGCCGAGTCGGAGCTGGGCGAGGATCACCCCGACACTCGCAATGCACGAGTCGATCTCGCCTACACCTTCCGAGCCGCCGGAGAGAACCAAGCGGCGATCGACCTGATGGCACGGGTTCTCGCCGACGCCGAGCGATTGTTGGGGCCTGACCATCGCGACACCCGTACCGCCGCCGCGGCCCTGCGGTGGTGGCGGGATGGTGACGCGGGCTGA
- a CDS encoding DEAD/DEAH box helicase, producing MTEIEDTESIEQEPALVPVLNRAPVRPDSPTFAELGVRTETVEALAAAGITRAFAIQEYALPIALRGTDLIGQAPTGTGKTLGFGLPLLERVSAPSEGADGRPQALIVVPTRELGLQVARDLAAAGKTRGVRVLPIYGGVAYEPQVEQLKKGVEILVGTPGRLLDLAKQKQLKLDGIRGLVLDEADRMLDLGFLEDVEKILAMLPDQRQTMLFSATMPDPIVALARRFLHHPVTIHAGHTQDSGPSPLTKQVVYRTHPLNKLEMVARILQAKERGLTMIFTRTKRAADRVSEDLDFRGFAVAAVHGDLGQGARERALRAFRTGKIDVLVATDVAARGLDVSGVTHVINYDCPEDPDTYTHRIGRTGRAGATGVAVTFVDWEDMPRWVLIDKSMGLNMPEPPETYHTSPALYADLDIPTDVTGTLPTAQRSRAGLSAEVEEDLSGGRRRGREGGRGPGRGRGGRSRGGRDEAPAATEETGERPQRQRRRRRVDSDTGTEPGAAEAAPAGETGDEQGGRRRRGGNRATTVPEFSEGAGEAGAVPDGDAADGESAGRPRRRRRRGGRGSGGASTGAAESGGSED from the coding sequence ATGACCGAAATCGAAGACACCGAAAGCATCGAACAGGAACCCGCGCTCGTACCGGTCTTGAACCGAGCCCCCGTCCGCCCCGACAGCCCCACCTTCGCCGAACTCGGCGTCCGCACGGAAACGGTCGAGGCTCTGGCCGCGGCCGGTATCACCCGGGCCTTCGCGATCCAGGAGTACGCCCTGCCGATCGCCCTGCGCGGCACCGACCTGATCGGCCAGGCCCCCACGGGCACCGGCAAGACCCTCGGCTTCGGCCTGCCCCTGCTGGAACGCGTCAGCGCCCCCTCCGAGGGCGCCGACGGGCGGCCGCAGGCCCTGATCGTCGTCCCCACCCGGGAGCTGGGCCTGCAGGTGGCCCGCGACCTCGCCGCCGCCGGCAAGACCCGCGGCGTGCGGGTGCTGCCGATCTACGGCGGGGTCGCGTACGAGCCGCAGGTCGAGCAGCTGAAGAAGGGCGTCGAGATCCTCGTCGGCACCCCTGGCCGGCTGCTGGACCTGGCCAAGCAGAAGCAGCTCAAGCTCGACGGCATCCGCGGCCTGGTCCTCGACGAGGCCGACCGTATGCTCGACCTGGGCTTCCTGGAGGACGTCGAGAAGATCCTCGCCATGCTGCCGGACCAGCGTCAGACGATGCTGTTCTCGGCCACCATGCCGGACCCGATCGTCGCGCTGGCCCGCCGCTTCCTGCACCACCCCGTCACCATTCACGCCGGGCACACCCAGGACAGTGGGCCGTCGCCGCTGACCAAGCAGGTCGTCTACCGCACCCACCCGCTGAACAAGCTGGAGATGGTGGCGCGCATCCTGCAGGCCAAGGAACGTGGCCTCACGATGATCTTCACCCGAACCAAGCGGGCCGCCGACCGGGTCTCCGAGGACCTGGACTTCCGTGGCTTCGCGGTCGCGGCCGTCCACGGTGACCTCGGCCAGGGCGCCCGGGAGCGGGCGTTGCGCGCGTTCCGTACGGGGAAGATCGACGTCCTGGTGGCCACGGACGTCGCCGCGCGCGGCCTGGACGTCTCCGGGGTCACCCACGTCATCAACTACGACTGTCCCGAGGACCCGGACACGTACACCCACCGCATCGGCCGCACCGGCCGGGCGGGCGCCACCGGCGTGGCGGTGACGTTCGTGGACTGGGAGGACATGCCGCGTTGGGTGCTCATCGACAAGTCGATGGGGCTCAACATGCCGGAGCCGCCGGAGACGTACCACACCAGCCCGGCACTCTACGCCGACCTGGACATCCCGACCGACGTCACGGGCACCCTGCCCACCGCGCAGCGCAGCCGCGCGGGCCTGTCCGCCGAGGTCGAAGAGGACCTCAGCGGCGGCCGCCGGCGCGGTCGCGAGGGCGGGCGCGGGCCGGGCCGGGGCCGCGGCGGGCGTTCCCGTGGCGGCCGCGACGAGGCCCCTGCCGCGACCGAGGAGACCGGAGAGCGGCCGCAGCGCCAGCGCCGCCGGCGCCGCGTCGACTCCGACACCGGTACGGAGCCGGGCGCGGCCGAGGCGGCCCCCGCGGGCGAGACGGGCGACGAGCAGGGCGGCCGGCGGCGGCGCGGCGGGAACCGGGCGACGACCGTACCCGAATTCTCCGAGGGCGCCGGCGAAGCCGGTGCGGTGCCCGACGGCGACGCGGCCGACGGCGAGTCCGCGGGCCGGCCACGGCGGCGCCGCCGCCGGGGCGGGCGCGGAAGCGGCGGCGCGAGCACCGGGGCGGCCGAATCGGGCGGCTCGGAGGACTGA
- a CDS encoding glycerophosphodiester phosphodiesterase, whose amino-acid sequence MTHLSPHPLVIAHRGASGYRPEHTLEAYRLAIRMGADYIEPDLVATRDGVLVARHENEISGTTDVARRPEFAERHTTKAIDGVAVTGWFTEDFTLAELRTLRAVERLPTVRPRNASFDGSLEIPTFDEVVGLALAEGRRLGRPIGVYPETKHPSYFAAIGLSLEEPLVTALRRHGLDGPDAPVFIQSFETANLRRLARMTDVRLIQLLDSRGRPWDHTEAGDARAYRDLATPAGLAGIAEYAHGIGPAKNLLVPRDGTGRLLAASVVVRDAHEAGLAVHAWTFRAENRFLPLDFRAGTDPDGHGDLAAECDLFLRLGVDGVFADHPDAAVAARAGLLSGAS is encoded by the coding sequence GTGACCCACCTGTCGCCGCACCCGCTGGTCATCGCCCACCGCGGCGCCTCCGGATACCGGCCCGAACACACCCTCGAGGCGTACCGGCTGGCGATCCGGATGGGCGCCGACTACATCGAGCCGGACCTGGTCGCCACCCGCGACGGCGTGCTCGTGGCCCGGCACGAGAACGAGATCTCCGGCACCACCGACGTGGCGCGGCGCCCGGAGTTCGCCGAACGGCACACCACGAAGGCGATCGACGGCGTCGCGGTGACCGGGTGGTTCACCGAGGACTTCACGCTGGCCGAGCTGCGCACGCTGCGGGCGGTGGAGCGGCTGCCCACCGTACGTCCGCGGAACGCCTCCTTCGACGGAAGCCTGGAGATACCCACCTTCGACGAGGTCGTCGGCCTGGCGCTGGCCGAAGGCCGGCGGCTGGGCCGGCCGATCGGCGTCTATCCCGAGACCAAGCATCCCAGCTACTTCGCCGCGATCGGCCTGTCGCTGGAGGAACCGCTGGTCACCGCGCTGCGCCGCCACGGCCTCGACGGCCCGGACGCGCCGGTGTTCATCCAGTCGTTCGAGACCGCCAACCTGCGCCGGCTGGCCCGGATGACCGACGTACGCCTGATCCAGCTGCTCGACTCCCGGGGCCGCCCGTGGGACCACACCGAGGCCGGTGACGCCCGCGCCTACCGCGACCTGGCCACCCCCGCCGGGCTCGCGGGAATCGCGGAGTACGCGCACGGCATCGGCCCCGCCAAGAACCTGCTCGTGCCGCGCGACGGCACCGGCCGGCTGCTGGCCGCCAGCGTGGTGGTGCGCGACGCCCACGAGGCCGGACTCGCCGTGCACGCGTGGACGTTCCGCGCCGAGAACCGCTTCCTGCCGCTGGACTTCCGCGCGGGCACCGACCCCGACGGCCACGGCGACCTCGCCGCCGAGTGCGACCTGTTCCTGCGGCTGGGCGTGGACGGCGTGTTCGCCGACCATCCGGACGCCGCGGTGGCGGCCCGCGCCGGGCTGCTCAGCGGGGCGAGCTGA
- a CDS encoding RecQ family ATP-dependent DNA helicase, which produces MSTAERTAVRECAEEVLRRLAGERAVLREDQWRAIEALVVDRRRVLCVQRTGWGKSAVYFVATALLRDGVAAEAGEPAAGPTVIVSPLLALMRNQVEAAARAGIRARTINSANLDEWGEITAEIRAGAVDVLLISPERLNNPDFRDTVLPGLAATTGLLVVDEAHCVSDWGHDFRPDYRRLRTFLAGLPPRTPVLATTATANARVAADVADQLGDALVLRGPLERDSLRLAVLRLGDPAHRLAWLADHLDRLPGSGIVYTLTVAAATETAEFLRTRGFAVASYTGQVEDAERRAAEQDLLDNKIKALVATSALGMGFDKPDLGFVVHLGAPPSPIAYYQQVGRAGRAVTHAEVVLLPGPEDAAIWRYFASLAFPPEQQVRAVLSALSPDRPLSTPALEPIVDLRRARLELMLKVLDVDGAVRRTRGGWLATGEPWTYDTERLRRVAQARTAEQQTMIEYADTSACRMEFLRRCLDDPEAVPCGRCDNCAGPEFDAQVSEQSLAAAHTFLGRPGVEIAPKKLWPTGLEAVGVPLKGRIAPGEQLAPGRAVGRLSDLGWGDRLRTLLGPDAADGPVPDEVAAAVIEVLKSWAHGDDRWQRRPAAVVAVGSARHPQLVHSLAAHVATVGRLPLLGTLTRTHPGPPGPRGNSAQRVRALHDAFTVPDEVAVALSGLDGPVLLADDLVDSGWTMVLAGRALRRAGAAGVLPLALAVAG; this is translated from the coding sequence GTGAGCACCGCTGAGCGTACGGCCGTGCGCGAGTGCGCCGAGGAGGTGCTGCGCCGCCTCGCGGGCGAGCGGGCGGTGCTGCGCGAGGACCAGTGGCGCGCGATCGAGGCGCTGGTCGTCGACCGGCGCCGGGTGCTGTGCGTGCAGCGGACGGGCTGGGGCAAGTCGGCGGTCTACTTCGTCGCGACGGCACTGCTCCGTGACGGCGTCGCCGCGGAGGCGGGTGAGCCGGCCGCCGGCCCGACCGTCATCGTGTCGCCGCTGCTGGCCCTCATGCGCAACCAGGTGGAGGCGGCGGCCCGGGCCGGCATCCGCGCCCGCACGATCAACTCGGCGAACCTCGACGAGTGGGGCGAGATCACCGCGGAGATCCGGGCCGGTGCGGTCGACGTGCTGCTGATCAGCCCGGAGCGGCTCAACAATCCGGACTTCCGCGACACCGTGCTGCCCGGCCTGGCGGCCACCACCGGCCTGCTGGTGGTGGACGAGGCGCACTGCGTCTCCGACTGGGGCCACGACTTCCGCCCCGACTACCGGCGGCTGCGGACGTTCCTGGCGGGCCTGCCGCCGCGTACGCCGGTGCTGGCCACCACGGCCACCGCGAACGCCCGGGTCGCCGCGGACGTGGCCGACCAGCTCGGCGACGCCCTGGTGCTGCGCGGGCCGCTGGAGCGCGACTCGCTGCGCCTGGCGGTGCTGCGCCTGGGTGACCCGGCGCACCGGCTGGCCTGGCTGGCGGACCACCTCGACCGGCTGCCCGGCTCCGGCATCGTCTACACCCTGACGGTGGCGGCCGCGACGGAGACGGCGGAGTTCCTGCGTACGCGGGGCTTCGCGGTGGCGTCGTACACCGGGCAGGTCGAGGACGCCGAGCGCCGCGCCGCCGAGCAGGACCTGCTGGACAACAAGATCAAGGCGCTGGTGGCCACGTCGGCGCTCGGCATGGGTTTCGACAAGCCGGATCTCGGGTTCGTCGTGCACCTGGGCGCGCCGCCCTCGCCGATCGCGTACTACCAGCAGGTCGGGCGGGCGGGCCGCGCGGTCACGCACGCCGAGGTGGTGCTGCTGCCCGGGCCCGAGGACGCGGCGATCTGGCGGTACTTCGCGTCCCTCGCCTTCCCGCCGGAGCAGCAGGTGCGGGCCGTCCTGTCGGCGCTGTCACCGGACCGGCCGCTGTCCACGCCCGCGCTGGAGCCCATCGTGGACCTGCGCCGGGCCCGGCTCGAACTCATGCTCAAGGTGCTCGACGTGGACGGTGCGGTGCGCCGTACCCGAGGTGGCTGGCTCGCCACCGGCGAGCCCTGGACCTACGACACCGAGCGGCTGCGGCGGGTCGCGCAGGCGCGCACCGCCGAACAGCAAACCATGATCGAGTACGCGGACACGTCCGCCTGCCGCATGGAGTTCCTCCGCCGCTGCCTCGACGATCCCGAGGCCGTGCCGTGCGGGCGGTGCGACAACTGCGCCGGTCCGGAGTTCGACGCTCAGGTGTCCGAGCAGTCCCTGGCCGCCGCACACACCTTCCTGGGGCGTCCCGGCGTCGAGATCGCGCCGAAGAAGCTGTGGCCCACCGGTCTCGAGGCGGTCGGGGTGCCGCTCAAGGGCCGCATCGCCCCCGGCGAGCAGTTGGCTCCCGGCCGGGCCGTCGGCCGCCTCTCCGACCTCGGCTGGGGCGACCGCCTGCGCACCCTGCTCGGCCCCGACGCGGCGGACGGGCCGGTGCCCGACGAGGTCGCCGCCGCCGTGATCGAGGTGCTCAAGAGCTGGGCGCACGGCGACGACCGGTGGCAGCGGCGGCCCGCCGCCGTGGTGGCCGTGGGTTCGGCGCGGCACCCGCAGCTCGTGCACAGCCTCGCGGCGCACGTCGCCACGGTCGGCCGTCTCCCGCTGCTCGGCACGCTGACCCGCACCCATCCCGGTCCGCCGGGGCCGCGCGGCAACAGCGCCCAGCGGGTCCGCGCGCTGCACGACGCGTTCACCGTGCCGGACGAGGTTGCAGTGGCGCTGTCCGGTCTGGACGGTCCCGTGCTGCTGGCCGACGACCTCGTCGACTCCGGCTGGACGATGGTGCTGGCGGGCCGGGCGCTGCGCCGTGCCGGTGCGGCCGGTGTCCTGCCGCTGGCGCTCGCGGTGGCGGGCTGA
- a CDS encoding ATP-binding protein — MGELARPPEMFDREREWRDLGAFVTDPSPGATLGVVSGRRRQGKTFLLRALCRATGGFYFAADEATDRESLNRLGAVLAEHLSAPAPFAFDSWHPAIDALLRLGRERRLPVVIDEFPYLARANPQLPSVIQNALAPLRAERDDSRTSLLLCGSAMSFMGRLLSGNAPLRGRAGLELVVPTLDHQLAAEFWGVDDPVTALKVNAIVGGTPAYRREFARDDTPADADDFDPWVLRTVLSPASPLFREARYLLADEPDLHDIGLYHSVLAAIAAGNAHRGGIASYLGRRSGDLAHPLTVLEDCGLVTREPDAFKDNRTSFRIAEPLVAFYHAIMRPIWSDLEHTRDAGRLWQRSRKRFVSNVLGPHFERICRHWTRHLAPADLFGDHPNRVASGTVSDPGHRTSHEVDVVVFGLDGDNRRPLLAIGEVKWGDAMGVSHLERLRRIRGLLTAQGRLGAEQARLACYSAAGFSDELIQMAERDHSVVLVGIDDLYRRD; from the coding sequence ATGGGTGAGCTGGCCAGGCCGCCGGAGATGTTCGACCGGGAACGCGAATGGCGCGACCTTGGCGCCTTCGTCACCGACCCGTCCCCCGGTGCGACCCTCGGGGTGGTGTCCGGCCGCCGCCGCCAGGGCAAGACGTTCCTGCTGCGGGCGCTGTGCCGGGCGACCGGTGGATTCTATTTCGCCGCCGACGAGGCGACCGACCGCGAGTCACTGAACCGGCTCGGCGCCGTGCTCGCCGAGCACCTGAGCGCGCCCGCACCCTTCGCCTTCGACAGCTGGCACCCGGCGATCGACGCGCTCCTGCGCCTCGGGCGGGAGCGGCGCCTGCCGGTGGTCATCGACGAGTTCCCGTACCTGGCCCGGGCGAACCCGCAACTGCCGTCGGTCATCCAGAACGCTCTCGCGCCGTTGCGGGCGGAGCGCGACGACAGCCGTACGAGCCTGCTGCTCTGCGGCTCGGCCATGTCCTTCATGGGTCGCCTGCTCAGCGGCAACGCGCCGCTGCGCGGACGGGCCGGCCTCGAACTCGTCGTACCGACCCTCGATCATCAGCTGGCCGCGGAGTTCTGGGGGGTCGACGACCCCGTGACGGCGCTCAAGGTCAACGCGATCGTGGGCGGCACCCCGGCGTATCGTCGCGAGTTCGCCAGGGACGACACCCCCGCCGATGCCGACGACTTCGATCCGTGGGTGCTGCGTACCGTGCTCTCCCCGGCGAGCCCGCTGTTCCGCGAGGCGCGATACCTGCTGGCGGACGAGCCCGACCTGCACGACATCGGCCTCTACCACTCGGTCCTCGCGGCCATCGCCGCCGGGAACGCCCACCGCGGTGGCATCGCCTCGTATCTGGGGCGCAGATCCGGCGACCTCGCGCACCCGCTCACCGTGCTGGAGGACTGTGGACTGGTCACCCGCGAGCCGGACGCCTTCAAGGACAACCGCACGAGCTTCCGGATCGCCGAGCCGTTGGTCGCCTTCTACCACGCCATCATGCGACCCATCTGGTCCGACCTGGAACACACGCGCGACGCCGGTCGCCTCTGGCAACGCAGCCGCAAGCGCTTCGTCAGCAACGTCCTCGGGCCCCACTTCGAGCGGATCTGCCGGCACTGGACGCGGCATCTCGCGCCGGCCGATCTCTTCGGCGACCACCCCAACCGGGTCGCCAGCGGCACCGTCAGCGACCCGGGACACAGGACCTCGCACGAGGTCGACGTGGTCGTCTTCGGGCTCGACGGCGACAACCGCAGGCCGCTACTCGCCATCGGTGAGGTCAAATGGGGTGACGCCATGGGCGTGAGCCATCTCGAACGGCTCCGCCGTATTCGTGGCCTGCTCACCGCTCAGGGCCGGCTCGGCGCCGAGCAGGCCAGACTCGCCTGCTACTCAGCGGCGGGGTTCAGCGACGAGCTCATCCAGATGGCGGAGCGCGACCACAGCGTCGTCCTGGTCGGGATCGACGACCTCTACCGACGCGACTGA
- a CDS encoding class I SAM-dependent methyltransferase, which yields MPQPLDAVLAELRELLLDPALTRAVAAGRRRGQTPSVTRAELRPVALKAGTRLQIVTDDGARPYTRNVAPGSAEAAAAVDALLAEPFGNWHIETDRTTVQVRVTKKGDAQVHRAASAAAPVAQGHDRAKQWLLDPGDPLFAVVGGTAAKRRQVDAFLRALAATLPDDPAALPSPLRVADLGCGNAYLTFAAYRYLLDRGVKVQVVGVDVREDQRVRNTAVAAELGCGDDVTFVAGTIAGAEVAPVPDLVLALHACDTATDEALARAVGWQARWVLAAPCCHHDIAAQLKSAPAPAPYGELTRHAILRERYADVLTDALRAAQLRLRGYRVDVVEFVDSAHTPRNVLLRARHTGAEPTGAQRAEYAALTGQWGVTPALQRLLGSA from the coding sequence ATGCCGCAACCCCTGGACGCCGTACTCGCCGAGCTGCGCGAGCTGCTGCTGGATCCGGCGCTGACCCGGGCGGTGGCCGCCGGGCGTCGGCGCGGACAGACCCCGTCGGTGACCCGCGCCGAGCTGCGACCCGTCGCCCTGAAGGCGGGCACCCGGCTGCAGATCGTGACCGACGACGGCGCCCGCCCGTACACGAGGAACGTGGCGCCGGGTAGCGCCGAGGCGGCGGCGGCCGTCGACGCGCTGCTGGCCGAGCCGTTCGGGAACTGGCACATCGAGACGGACCGCACCACCGTGCAGGTCCGGGTCACCAAGAAGGGCGACGCCCAGGTGCACCGGGCCGCCTCCGCGGCGGCGCCGGTCGCGCAGGGTCACGACCGGGCGAAGCAGTGGCTGCTCGACCCGGGGGACCCGCTGTTCGCGGTGGTGGGTGGGACGGCGGCCAAGCGCCGCCAGGTGGACGCCTTCCTGCGCGCGCTGGCCGCGACCCTGCCGGACGATCCGGCGGCCCTGCCCTCCCCGCTGCGGGTCGCGGATCTGGGCTGCGGCAACGCCTACCTGACCTTCGCGGCGTACCGGTATCTGCTGGATCGGGGCGTGAAGGTCCAGGTCGTGGGCGTGGACGTGCGCGAGGACCAGCGGGTACGCAACACCGCGGTCGCGGCTGAGCTCGGCTGTGGCGACGACGTGACGTTCGTGGCGGGCACCATCGCGGGTGCCGAGGTGGCCCCCGTGCCGGACCTGGTGCTGGCCCTGCACGCCTGCGACACCGCCACGGACGAGGCGCTGGCCCGCGCGGTCGGCTGGCAGGCCCGCTGGGTGCTGGCCGCCCCGTGCTGCCACCACGACATCGCGGCGCAGCTCAAGTCCGCCCCGGCGCCCGCGCCGTACGGGGAGCTGACCCGCCACGCGATCCTGCGGGAACGGTACGCGGACGTGCTCACCGACGCGCTGCGGGCGGCCCAGTTGCGGCTGCGCGGCTACCGGGTCGACGTGGTCGAGTTCGTCGACTCGGCGCACACCCCCCGCAATGTGCTGCTGCGGGCCCGGCACACCGGCGCCGAGCCGACCGGGGCACAGCGCGCCGAGTACGCGGCGCTGACCGGCCAGTGGGGCGTGACGCCCGCCCTGCAGCGGCTGCTCGGCTCAGCCTGA
- a CDS encoding C40 family peptidase, protein MPNPPIIRVGLAVLAAVLAVTSAAPTRAAAADRPSRADLDRRIAVAAQRLELVVEQYNDSREALADTRTRSRALALRLTPLQRDLRLRQRLIGGMAAQTYQQTRSGPTLALLTSGTPHQFVDRLLVLELLADQQQRALADLRAARARMSDARRTLALLADRQRQEQIRLAARRATIEGEIATLQKLRQVAYNGGSRYAETERPPAPPYVAGPAGRVVAFAYAQLGKPYRWGSSGPNGYDCSGLTSAAWRTAGVHLPHNSGRQYGVVASLRRDQLHPGDLVFFYGRISHVGIYIGGGRMIHAPEYGEHVRVSSIDSMPIHGYGRPR, encoded by the coding sequence GTGCCCAACCCCCCGATCATCCGCGTGGGCCTCGCCGTGCTCGCCGCCGTCCTCGCCGTCACCAGCGCCGCTCCCACCCGCGCCGCCGCCGCCGACCGGCCGAGCCGGGCCGACCTGGACCGCCGCATCGCGGTCGCCGCCCAGCGACTGGAGCTGGTCGTGGAGCAGTACAACGACTCGCGGGAGGCCCTCGCCGACACCAGGACCCGCTCGCGCGCGCTGGCCCTGCGGCTGACCCCGCTGCAGCGCGACCTGCGGCTGCGGCAGCGGCTGATCGGCGGGATGGCGGCACAGACGTACCAGCAGACCCGCAGCGGGCCGACGCTGGCGCTGCTGACCTCGGGCACCCCGCACCAGTTCGTGGACCGGCTGCTCGTCCTGGAGTTGCTGGCCGACCAGCAGCAGCGGGCGCTCGCCGACCTGCGGGCGGCCCGGGCACGGATGTCGGACGCGCGCCGCACCCTGGCCCTGCTGGCCGACCGGCAGCGGCAGGAACAGATCCGGCTGGCCGCCCGGCGGGCCACCATCGAGGGCGAGATCGCCACGCTGCAAAAGCTGCGGCAGGTCGCGTACAACGGCGGCTCCCGGTACGCCGAGACGGAGCGGCCGCCCGCGCCGCCGTACGTGGCGGGGCCCGCCGGGCGGGTGGTGGCGTTCGCGTACGCGCAGCTCGGCAAGCCGTACCGGTGGGGTAGTTCGGGCCCGAACGGGTACGACTGCTCCGGGCTCACCTCGGCGGCGTGGCGCACCGCGGGCGTGCACCTGCCACACAACTCCGGCCGCCAGTACGGCGTGGTCGCCTCGCTGCGGCGAGACCAGCTGCACCCCGGCGACCTGGTGTTCTTCTACGGCCGGATCAGCCACGTCGGCATCTACATCGGCGGCGGCCGGATGATCCACGCGCCGGAGTACGGCGAGCACGTGCGCGTTTCGTCGATCGACTCGATGCCGATCCACGGCTACGGCCGACCACGCTGA